The Rhodohalobacter sp. SW132 genome includes a region encoding these proteins:
- a CDS encoding DoxX family membrane protein, with translation MKILSFLDPLITRWMARNGIRFLRYSIAFIFIWFGALKFFPGMSPAEELATNAIAVLSFEILPAGVTLPMLAFFEVLIGLLILTDRWLRLTILLLLVQMIGTMSPIVLFPEIVFETFPYALTIEGQYIFKNFVVISAAITIGATARGGRLDPEPG, from the coding sequence ATGAAAATTCTCTCCTTTCTTGATCCGCTCATTACCCGATGGATGGCGCGAAATGGCATTCGGTTTCTGCGATACAGTATCGCATTTATTTTTATCTGGTTTGGCGCCCTGAAATTCTTTCCAGGGATGAGTCCGGCCGAAGAACTGGCAACAAACGCAATTGCTGTGCTCTCGTTTGAAATTCTGCCGGCAGGAGTAACCCTTCCGATGCTTGCGTTTTTCGAAGTTCTGATCGGACTCCTGATTTTAACAGACCGCTGGCTTCGTCTGACTATTCTGTTGCTGCTTGTCCAGATGATCGGCACGATGTCACCCATAGTCCTTTTTCCTGAAATAGTTTTTGAAACCTTTCCCTACGCATTAACCATAGAAGGGCAGTATATCTTCAAAAACTTTGTGGTGATCAGCGCGGCAATCACGATTGGAGCCACAGCAAGAGGAGGGAGGCTGGACCCGGAACCGGGGTGA